In Bactrocera oleae isolate idBacOlea1 chromosome 3, idBacOlea1, whole genome shotgun sequence, a genomic segment contains:
- the epsilonCOP gene encoding coatomer subunit epsilon has product MSKAVQNEEDTNSTLFYARNEYYIGNFMGSINFVLPEQGTATTDLLSYMYLSYLAIDSGRLIATDIKENNNTALLALRYVNEAFEQPAKIESILEKLTDKVASEEDETNIWHIATAIVYCYDGQFENALKILHGSTNLESMALSVQCLLRLNRIDLAKQLVAKMQEISDDATLTQLAQAWIALSLGTEQMQDAFHIFQEFCEKHNPTPLLLNGQAVVHLGLERYEEAEAVLRDALTKKHNDYDTLINMMVLAHLTGKSYETIARYWEQLKQFHPKSEFVADLEKKSTEFDKLCLQYSLSGDEAVQA; this is encoded by the coding sequence ATGAGTAAAGCAGTGCAGAACGAAGAAGACACCAATTCTACATTATTTTACGCACGCAATGAGTACTATATTGGAAATTTCATGGGCTCTATTAACTTTGTGCTTCCCGAACAAGGTACTGCCACCACGGATCTACTCTCGTATATGTATCTCTCATACTTGGCTATTGATTCTGGTCGCCTAATTGCAACCGATATAAAGGAGAATAACAACACTGCTTTGCTAGCATTACGTTATGTGAATGAAGCCTTCGAACAGCCTGCAAAAATTGAAAGTATACTTGAAAAGCTAACTGATAAAGTTGCTAGCGAAGAGGACGAAACTAATATTTGGCATATCGCCACCGCAATTGTCTATTGTTATGATGGACAATTTGAAAAtgccttaaaaattttacatggaTCAACAAACCTCGAATCGATGGCTTTATCTGTACAATGTTTATTGAGATTGAATCGTATAGATTTGGCAAAGCAATTAGTTGCTaaaatgcaagaaatttcggATGATGCAACCTTAACACAGTTGGCTCAAGCGTGGATTGCACTAAGCCTTGGCACTGAACAAATGCAAGAtgcatttcatatttttcaggAATTTTGTGAAAAACACAATCCTACACCATTGCTTTTAAATGGTCAGGCAGTCGTCCATTTGGGTTTGGAACGGTATGAAGAAGCGGAAGCTGTTTTACGTGATGCTTTAACTAAAAAGCACAATGATTACGATACACTAATCAACATGATGGTACTGGCCCACTTGACTGGAAAGTCGTATGAAACGATTGCTCGCTATTGGGAACAATTGAAACAATTTCATCCGAAAAGTGAATTTGTTGCCGATTTAGAAAAAAAGTCAACGGAATTTGATAAGCTTTGTTTACAGTATTCACTGAGTGGAGACGAAGCTGTGCAAGCGTAG
- the Phf5a gene encoding PHD finger-like domain-containing protein 5A, with protein sequence MAKHHPDLIFCRKQPGVAIGRLCEKCDGKCVICDSYVRPCTLVRICDECNYGSYQGRCVICGGPGVSDAYYCKECTIQEKDRDGCPKIVNLGSSKTDLFYERKKYGFKQNY encoded by the exons atggctAAACATCATccagatttaattttttgtcgTAAACAGCCTGGAGTtg ctATTGGCCGATTGTGTGAAAAATGTGATGGCAAATGTGTAATTTGCGATTCTTATGTTCGACCATGCACATTAGTACGTATATGCGATGAATGCAATTATGGATCTTATCAGGGGCGTTGTGTTATATGTGGCGGACCAGGTGTTTCCGATGCTTACTATTGTAAAGAGTGTACAATACAGGAAAAAGAC cGTGATGGTTGTCCGAAAATTGTAAACCTTGGAAGCTCCAAAACTGATTTGTTCTATGAACGAAAAAAATATGGATTCAAGCaaaa CTATTAG
- the Daxx gene encoding daxx-like protein isoform X1: MSSVIVLDSSDEDEVPTKKAFIAPSIPATITPIKGTATKCSANVAANQLKHKKTKPRPIPSGITITRRSPVDIGSSNATNSNAVGRITVSNITETAAKISAETVAATSKLILSKTAATSLLKINATTAIASLKEKQTPTPPRHLTQTLNPKQYTQQQQTQVANKQQQQQQKHLSQQQSQQGVQLPLLSQLPQLQPSPSVLRKRLSTTSSPTQQLQIPPQQQPQPPKLQKSKQQQHNPPKLQQQQQQQLQKQQLTLKFDSQVRKLNTPPATISPSTISTPSTSNTTLLPLISSVQSMAAGATPPLQLLATPPHSAATTFSDHQLFSPKLMHTTCSLPPSTSVTAARTQLSSSINTNINNNTNNSSNTSNNNRNINNNFKIMLPPKNSNNNVVSVNVTTSSIASATVATSLATPVALQQSSSGPRIAYVNSLATQMSPTINKTNSYNPVNYGQKVKTSPAPIVPIAITPATSVVTLGMSTTSAAITTTPATTNSLAGGVRRVKPTTLLRKNDEAWLKRAATPTTTAKNFNDDDLVLELLPHTTNTKTQPPTSTTTVEPVKNAAKTQLIKTTKAPETTTKSTFIKSTFPLKIDLTDSPEKTTTSRRNEIITISPTISPSQTKSVKNKSNSSIANGDAKIQQPAKCTTPIANEKSGKTTEERLPLTSEYEELLKVCQEADTSADMEKLVKTKLIKYYYNVHPDFVRSKGFGKNLRTIITNIQKEPDLVYLHLKTIVDELKVRSNNKETLLPVLIKDEEKSDSPSGEKDKEKDTAVGDDNNGPPVDDISSTGNKHTDEQIKKLNKALYILTKRIEVLESAEVDWDDEDSSYLQVERFKKRACQIYEKICDLTGESKNAHRLVKKPIHFNGTTYTQFNKTLQAYINRTKEFPDYFDVLRMLEHCNRQYDYALANFEMKRIAHDAFVKVGKLLQSRRKTDLYETVTHFTAHEKDPATIDALLQAKLSENQKKRTRISDVIEKYAREQDMIKEELKEARQAKVVKALKSESNDDNDEDDDAVASTSANAAKIAALRKSKHKNESGDILSNNDRRKDNDDTLDTDEDDDDDDEDEEDDEEQVNGSDLEADVEKLANGILSDVESDIEIVINSSTEEAKQRVEIDSEAAVNKTLTELSPTDSSASTKTKTVAKTDLVNTQKAVTVTKTDKESSAAMQTNYTVNNNLVRQKTADPLANDQQKATIKSTIATNDIDSRQTTIAIANGRTKIGVTPSNVNNPTAIAHAATIKIVSVSSLKSVNIVDSENASSIDTKATNRNTVQTKMQNPNTAVKEIKRQRTVAEIVISDEES; the protein is encoded by the exons ATGAGTTCTGTGATTGTATTGGACTCTTCGGACGAAGATGAG gTACCAACAAAGAAGGCCTTTATTGCTCCATCAATTCCAGCCACGATAACACCAATAAAGGGAACGGCCACAAAATGTTCTGCAAATGTGGCAGCAAATCaacttaaacataaaaaaacaaaaccacgTCCAATTCCCAGCGGCATAACAATCACTCGACGCAGTCCTGTTGATATTGGTTCATCCAATGCTACTAACAGCAACGCTGTCGGCCGAATTACAGTGTCAAATATAACTGAGACGGCAGCAAAAATTTCAGCGGAAACAGTAGCTGCAAccagtaaattaattttgtctaAGACAGCTGCGACAagtcttttaaaaattaatgcaactACTGCGATAGCTAGCTTGAAGGAAAAACAAACGCCCACGCCACCAAGACATTTAACACAAACGCTAAACCCAAAACAATACACACAGCAACAACAGACACAGGTTGCGaacaaacagcagcaacaacaacagaaacattTGTCGCAGCAGCAATCACAACAAGGCGTACAATTACCACTTTTATCACAATTACCGCAACTGCAGCCATCACCGTCAGTGTTACGTAAGCGCTTATCGACAACATCATCACCTACACAACAATTGCAAAtaccaccacaacaacaaccacaaccaccaAAGTTGCAGAAATCAAAACAGCAGCAGCATAATCCGCCAAaattgcagcagcagcagcagcaacaactacaaaaacaacagcttACGCTAAAATTTGATTCACAAGTGCGTAAACTAAATACGCCACCTGCTACGATCAGTCCCAGCACCATATCAACACCTTCCACATCAAATACTACGCTGTTGCCATTAATCTCATCCGTGCAATCGATGGCGGCTGGTGCCACACCACCGCTACAATTGCTAGCTACACCACCCCATAGTGCGGCTACAACGTTTAGTGATCATCAATTGTTTAGTCCAAAATTGATGCATACAACATGTAGTTTGCCGCCGTCCACATCGGTTACAGCGGCGCGCACCCAATTGTCCAGCAGCATTAATACAAACATTAACAACAATACTAACAACAGTAGTAACACtagcaataataatagaaatattaataataactttaaaattatgttaccaccaaaaaatagcaataacaatgtTGTTAGCGTGAATGTAACGACGTCATCAATAGCTTCGGCAACCGTAGCTACTTCACTAGCCACACCAGTAGCATTGCAACAATCAAGTTCCGGACCACGTATCGCATATGTGAATAGTCTTGCCACACAAATGAGTCcaacaattaataaaacaaatagctATAATCCGGTAAATTATGGCCAAAAAGTCAAAACTTCGCCAGCACCTATAGTTCCAATAGCAATCACACCGGCCACGTCTGTGGTAACGTTGGGCATGAGTACAACTTCAGCTGCAATTACAACAACACCGGCTACTACAAATTCATTGGCAGGAGGAGTTCGTCGCGTTAAGCCGACAACATTATTACGTAAAAACGACGAAGCATGGCTAAAACGCGCAGCTACACCAACCACTACCGCGAAAAATTTTAACGATGATGATTTAGTATTAGAACTATTACCACATACCACCAATACTAAAACGCAACCGCCTACATCAACAACGACTGTAGAACCTGTTAAAAATGCGGCAAAGAcgcaattaataaaaactacaaaagcGCCAGAGACAACGACAAAATCAACATTTATCAAATCTACTTTTCCACTAAAAATAGACTTAACAGATTCGCCTGAAAAGACAACCACTTCACGTCGCAATGAAATTATTACAATTTCACCAACAATATCACCATCACAAACCAAATCTGTGAAAAATAAGTCCAACTCTTCAATTGCCAACGGTGATGCTAAAATACAACAACCTGCTAAATGTACAACTCCTATTGCTAATGAAAAAAGTGGTAAAACAACTGAAGAGCGATTGCCGCTCACCAGTGAATATGAGGAGCTGTTAAAGGTATGCCAAGAGGCGGATACGTCGGCAGATATGGAAAAACTTGTTAAGAcgaaattaatcaaatattattataacgtACATCCCGATTTCGTGCGTTCTAAGGGCTTTGGCAAGAATTTGCGTACgattattacaaatatacaaaaagaaccgGATTTAGTGTATTTACACCTAAAGACAATAGTTGATGAGCTAAAGGTGCGTAGTAATAATAAGGAAACATTACTGCCGGTGTTGATAAAAGACGAGGAGAAAAGTGATAGCCCAAGTGGTGAGAAAGATAAAGAAAAAGATACTGCTGTTGGCGACGACAACAATGGGCCACCTGTCGATGACATTAGCAGTACTGGTAATAAACACACTGATGAGCAGATCAAGAAGTTGAATAAAGCATTGTATATACTAACAAAGCGTATTGAAGTATTAGAGTCTGCTGAGGTGGATTGGGATGATGAAGATTCCAGTTATCTGCAAGTGGAGCGTTTCAAAAAACGCGCATGTCAG ATATACGAGAAAATTTGTGATCTTACCGGTGAGAGCAAGAATGCACATCGTTTGGTAAAAAAGCCCATACATTTTAATGGCACAACGTACACGCAATTCAATAAGACATTGCAGGCGTACATAAATCGTACGAAGGAGTTTCCCGACTATTTCGACGTGCTTCGTATGCTCGAACACTGCAATCGGCAGTATGACTATGCTTTGGCAAATTTCGAAATGAAGCGCATCG CGCATGATGCCTTCGTAAAGGTTGGAAAGTTATTGCAGTCGCGTCGTAAAACTGATCTCTATGAGACCGTAACACATTTTACAGCACATGAAAAGGATCCGGCCACCATCGACGCGTTGCTGCAAGCAAAACTAAGTGAGAATCAAAAGAAACGAACACGCATTAGTGACGTGATTGAAAA atatgcgCGCGAACAAGACATGATCAAAGAGGAATTAAAGGAAGCACGTCAGGCAAAAGTTGTGAAGGCCTTAAAAAGCGAAAGCAACGATGATAATGATGAGGATGACGATGCGGTTGCTAGCACCAGCGCCAATGCGGCGAAAATTGCTGCGTTACGGAAAAGCAAACACAAAAACGAAAGTGGCGATATTTTAAGTAATAATGATAGGAGAAAAGATAATGATGACACATTAGATACGGATGAAGACGACGACGATGATGATGAAGATGAGGAGGATGATGAAGAACAAGTGAATGGTAGTGATTTAGAGGCCGATGTAGAGAAGCTAGCTAATGGTATACTATCAGACGTTGAATCAGATATTGAAATTGTTATAAACAGTTCCACAGAAGAAGCGAAACAACGAGTTGAGATAGATTCTGAAGCAGCAGTAAACAAAACTTTAACGGAACTTTCACCAACTGACAGTTCAGCAAGCACCAAAACGAAAACTGTAGCTAAAACAGACTTAGTGAACACACAAAAAGCTGTCACAGTTACAAAAACTGATAAAGAAAGCAGCGCAGCAATGCAAACAAATTATACTGTAAATAACAATTTGGTGAGACAAAAGACTGCAGATCCATTAGCCAACGATCAACAAAAGGCCACCATCAAGTCAACTATAGCAACAAATGACATTGATAGCAGACAAACGACGATAGCCATAGCCAACGGGCGTACAAAGATTGGTGTCACACCAAGTAACGTCAATAATCCCACAGCAATAGCACACGCAGCAACTATAAAAATTGTTTCCGTTTCCAGCTTAAAAAGTGTAAATATTGTGGATAGTGAAAACGCCAGTAGTATAGATACAAAGGCGACAAATCGCAATACGGTGCAGACGAAAATGCAAAATCCGAATACAGCAGTGAAAGAAATAAAACGACAACGCACTGTGGCAGAAATAGTAATTTCTGATGAGGAATCGTAG
- the Daxx gene encoding daxx-like protein isoform X2 encodes MMVPTKKAFIAPSIPATITPIKGTATKCSANVAANQLKHKKTKPRPIPSGITITRRSPVDIGSSNATNSNAVGRITVSNITETAAKISAETVAATSKLILSKTAATSLLKINATTAIASLKEKQTPTPPRHLTQTLNPKQYTQQQQTQVANKQQQQQQKHLSQQQSQQGVQLPLLSQLPQLQPSPSVLRKRLSTTSSPTQQLQIPPQQQPQPPKLQKSKQQQHNPPKLQQQQQQQLQKQQLTLKFDSQVRKLNTPPATISPSTISTPSTSNTTLLPLISSVQSMAAGATPPLQLLATPPHSAATTFSDHQLFSPKLMHTTCSLPPSTSVTAARTQLSSSINTNINNNTNNSSNTSNNNRNINNNFKIMLPPKNSNNNVVSVNVTTSSIASATVATSLATPVALQQSSSGPRIAYVNSLATQMSPTINKTNSYNPVNYGQKVKTSPAPIVPIAITPATSVVTLGMSTTSAAITTTPATTNSLAGGVRRVKPTTLLRKNDEAWLKRAATPTTTAKNFNDDDLVLELLPHTTNTKTQPPTSTTTVEPVKNAAKTQLIKTTKAPETTTKSTFIKSTFPLKIDLTDSPEKTTTSRRNEIITISPTISPSQTKSVKNKSNSSIANGDAKIQQPAKCTTPIANEKSGKTTEERLPLTSEYEELLKVCQEADTSADMEKLVKTKLIKYYYNVHPDFVRSKGFGKNLRTIITNIQKEPDLVYLHLKTIVDELKVRSNNKETLLPVLIKDEEKSDSPSGEKDKEKDTAVGDDNNGPPVDDISSTGNKHTDEQIKKLNKALYILTKRIEVLESAEVDWDDEDSSYLQVERFKKRACQIYEKICDLTGESKNAHRLVKKPIHFNGTTYTQFNKTLQAYINRTKEFPDYFDVLRMLEHCNRQYDYALANFEMKRIAHDAFVKVGKLLQSRRKTDLYETVTHFTAHEKDPATIDALLQAKLSENQKKRTRISDVIEKYAREQDMIKEELKEARQAKVVKALKSESNDDNDEDDDAVASTSANAAKIAALRKSKHKNESGDILSNNDRRKDNDDTLDTDEDDDDDDEDEEDDEEQVNGSDLEADVEKLANGILSDVESDIEIVINSSTEEAKQRVEIDSEAAVNKTLTELSPTDSSASTKTKTVAKTDLVNTQKAVTVTKTDKESSAAMQTNYTVNNNLVRQKTADPLANDQQKATIKSTIATNDIDSRQTTIAIANGRTKIGVTPSNVNNPTAIAHAATIKIVSVSSLKSVNIVDSENASSIDTKATNRNTVQTKMQNPNTAVKEIKRQRTVAEIVISDEES; translated from the exons ATGATG gTACCAACAAAGAAGGCCTTTATTGCTCCATCAATTCCAGCCACGATAACACCAATAAAGGGAACGGCCACAAAATGTTCTGCAAATGTGGCAGCAAATCaacttaaacataaaaaaacaaaaccacgTCCAATTCCCAGCGGCATAACAATCACTCGACGCAGTCCTGTTGATATTGGTTCATCCAATGCTACTAACAGCAACGCTGTCGGCCGAATTACAGTGTCAAATATAACTGAGACGGCAGCAAAAATTTCAGCGGAAACAGTAGCTGCAAccagtaaattaattttgtctaAGACAGCTGCGACAagtcttttaaaaattaatgcaactACTGCGATAGCTAGCTTGAAGGAAAAACAAACGCCCACGCCACCAAGACATTTAACACAAACGCTAAACCCAAAACAATACACACAGCAACAACAGACACAGGTTGCGaacaaacagcagcaacaacaacagaaacattTGTCGCAGCAGCAATCACAACAAGGCGTACAATTACCACTTTTATCACAATTACCGCAACTGCAGCCATCACCGTCAGTGTTACGTAAGCGCTTATCGACAACATCATCACCTACACAACAATTGCAAAtaccaccacaacaacaaccacaaccaccaAAGTTGCAGAAATCAAAACAGCAGCAGCATAATCCGCCAAaattgcagcagcagcagcagcaacaactacaaaaacaacagcttACGCTAAAATTTGATTCACAAGTGCGTAAACTAAATACGCCACCTGCTACGATCAGTCCCAGCACCATATCAACACCTTCCACATCAAATACTACGCTGTTGCCATTAATCTCATCCGTGCAATCGATGGCGGCTGGTGCCACACCACCGCTACAATTGCTAGCTACACCACCCCATAGTGCGGCTACAACGTTTAGTGATCATCAATTGTTTAGTCCAAAATTGATGCATACAACATGTAGTTTGCCGCCGTCCACATCGGTTACAGCGGCGCGCACCCAATTGTCCAGCAGCATTAATACAAACATTAACAACAATACTAACAACAGTAGTAACACtagcaataataatagaaatattaataataactttaaaattatgttaccaccaaaaaatagcaataacaatgtTGTTAGCGTGAATGTAACGACGTCATCAATAGCTTCGGCAACCGTAGCTACTTCACTAGCCACACCAGTAGCATTGCAACAATCAAGTTCCGGACCACGTATCGCATATGTGAATAGTCTTGCCACACAAATGAGTCcaacaattaataaaacaaatagctATAATCCGGTAAATTATGGCCAAAAAGTCAAAACTTCGCCAGCACCTATAGTTCCAATAGCAATCACACCGGCCACGTCTGTGGTAACGTTGGGCATGAGTACAACTTCAGCTGCAATTACAACAACACCGGCTACTACAAATTCATTGGCAGGAGGAGTTCGTCGCGTTAAGCCGACAACATTATTACGTAAAAACGACGAAGCATGGCTAAAACGCGCAGCTACACCAACCACTACCGCGAAAAATTTTAACGATGATGATTTAGTATTAGAACTATTACCACATACCACCAATACTAAAACGCAACCGCCTACATCAACAACGACTGTAGAACCTGTTAAAAATGCGGCAAAGAcgcaattaataaaaactacaaaagcGCCAGAGACAACGACAAAATCAACATTTATCAAATCTACTTTTCCACTAAAAATAGACTTAACAGATTCGCCTGAAAAGACAACCACTTCACGTCGCAATGAAATTATTACAATTTCACCAACAATATCACCATCACAAACCAAATCTGTGAAAAATAAGTCCAACTCTTCAATTGCCAACGGTGATGCTAAAATACAACAACCTGCTAAATGTACAACTCCTATTGCTAATGAAAAAAGTGGTAAAACAACTGAAGAGCGATTGCCGCTCACCAGTGAATATGAGGAGCTGTTAAAGGTATGCCAAGAGGCGGATACGTCGGCAGATATGGAAAAACTTGTTAAGAcgaaattaatcaaatattattataacgtACATCCCGATTTCGTGCGTTCTAAGGGCTTTGGCAAGAATTTGCGTACgattattacaaatatacaaaaagaaccgGATTTAGTGTATTTACACCTAAAGACAATAGTTGATGAGCTAAAGGTGCGTAGTAATAATAAGGAAACATTACTGCCGGTGTTGATAAAAGACGAGGAGAAAAGTGATAGCCCAAGTGGTGAGAAAGATAAAGAAAAAGATACTGCTGTTGGCGACGACAACAATGGGCCACCTGTCGATGACATTAGCAGTACTGGTAATAAACACACTGATGAGCAGATCAAGAAGTTGAATAAAGCATTGTATATACTAACAAAGCGTATTGAAGTATTAGAGTCTGCTGAGGTGGATTGGGATGATGAAGATTCCAGTTATCTGCAAGTGGAGCGTTTCAAAAAACGCGCATGTCAG ATATACGAGAAAATTTGTGATCTTACCGGTGAGAGCAAGAATGCACATCGTTTGGTAAAAAAGCCCATACATTTTAATGGCACAACGTACACGCAATTCAATAAGACATTGCAGGCGTACATAAATCGTACGAAGGAGTTTCCCGACTATTTCGACGTGCTTCGTATGCTCGAACACTGCAATCGGCAGTATGACTATGCTTTGGCAAATTTCGAAATGAAGCGCATCG CGCATGATGCCTTCGTAAAGGTTGGAAAGTTATTGCAGTCGCGTCGTAAAACTGATCTCTATGAGACCGTAACACATTTTACAGCACATGAAAAGGATCCGGCCACCATCGACGCGTTGCTGCAAGCAAAACTAAGTGAGAATCAAAAGAAACGAACACGCATTAGTGACGTGATTGAAAA atatgcgCGCGAACAAGACATGATCAAAGAGGAATTAAAGGAAGCACGTCAGGCAAAAGTTGTGAAGGCCTTAAAAAGCGAAAGCAACGATGATAATGATGAGGATGACGATGCGGTTGCTAGCACCAGCGCCAATGCGGCGAAAATTGCTGCGTTACGGAAAAGCAAACACAAAAACGAAAGTGGCGATATTTTAAGTAATAATGATAGGAGAAAAGATAATGATGACACATTAGATACGGATGAAGACGACGACGATGATGATGAAGATGAGGAGGATGATGAAGAACAAGTGAATGGTAGTGATTTAGAGGCCGATGTAGAGAAGCTAGCTAATGGTATACTATCAGACGTTGAATCAGATATTGAAATTGTTATAAACAGTTCCACAGAAGAAGCGAAACAACGAGTTGAGATAGATTCTGAAGCAGCAGTAAACAAAACTTTAACGGAACTTTCACCAACTGACAGTTCAGCAAGCACCAAAACGAAAACTGTAGCTAAAACAGACTTAGTGAACACACAAAAAGCTGTCACAGTTACAAAAACTGATAAAGAAAGCAGCGCAGCAATGCAAACAAATTATACTGTAAATAACAATTTGGTGAGACAAAAGACTGCAGATCCATTAGCCAACGATCAACAAAAGGCCACCATCAAGTCAACTATAGCAACAAATGACATTGATAGCAGACAAACGACGATAGCCATAGCCAACGGGCGTACAAAGATTGGTGTCACACCAAGTAACGTCAATAATCCCACAGCAATAGCACACGCAGCAACTATAAAAATTGTTTCCGTTTCCAGCTTAAAAAGTGTAAATATTGTGGATAGTGAAAACGCCAGTAGTATAGATACAAAGGCGACAAATCGCAATACGGTGCAGACGAAAATGCAAAATCCGAATACAGCAGTGAAAGAAATAAAACGACAACGCACTGTGGCAGAAATAGTAATTTCTGATGAGGAATCGTAG
- the KFase gene encoding kynurenine formamidase: MYAANVGGDANEIDLNKEYSPTKNSKRFLEVAEPDKAVIEHFLMVTTKQTEAAREKYKVRHDVSYGKNFKYSVNTLDNQMVDIYYKDEENGTPIFVYIHGGYWQELDRSTSGSFVEPLVEQGFRVIAVDYNLCPSVSLATLNEQIKDLFEWLYAYARDTEASKISISGHSAGAYMLTLLFNNSLLKLPFADNTMSFFLISGIFDLRECWNLPSVNPANILNLDLVGAEELSPICRKLDAKFIEFAKEIKIRIHVLVAENDSVTFKEQSLAFAKKLTDAGLEIEFKIFERYDHFDIIENVPVKGSEINTYLLKNLV, from the exons ATGTATGCAGCAAATGTTGGTGGTGATGCTAACGAAATTGATTTGAATAAGGAATATTCACCCACAAAGAATTCAAAGCGTTTTTTAGAAGTCGCAGAGCCTGATAAAGCAGTAATCGAGCATTTTTTAATGGTCACAACGAAAC aaACTGAAGCGGCACGAGAAAAATATAAAGTTCGACACGATGTTTCTTATGGAAAGAACTTTAAATACAGTGTAAATACTTTGGATAACCAAATGGTAGACATATACTATAAGGATGAGGAAAATG gcacACCTATTTTCGTTTATATACATGGTGGCTACTGGCAAGAATTGGATAGAAGTACATCTGGTTCATTCGTAgaaccgttagttgaacaagGCTTTCGTGTAATTGCAGTTGATTACAATTTATGCCCCTCCGTGTCACTTGCCACACTTAATGAACAAATAAAAGATTTGTTTGAATGGTTGTATGCATATGCAAGAGACACTGAAGCaag TAAAATCTCAATAAGTGGTCATTCAGCAGGTGCCTACATGCTGACGCTATTGTTCAATAATAGCTTACTAAAATTACCATTTGCTGACAATACGATGTCGTTTTTCTTGATCAGTGGCATTTTTGATTTACGTGAATGTTGGAATTTACCAAGCGTTAATCCCGCAAACATATTGAATTTAGATTTAGTTGGTGCCGAAGAACTCTCACCAATATGTCGGAAATTGGATGCAAAATTCATCGAGTTtgcgaaagaaataaaaatacgtATTCACGTATTAGTGGCGGAAAATGATAGTGTAACTTTTAAAGAACAGTCTCTAGCATTTGCAAAGAAATTGACAGATGCTGGTTTAGAAatcgaatttaaaatatttgagagATATGATCATTTTGATATAATAGAAAATGTGCCTGTTAAAGGATCTGAGATAAATActtacttattaaaaaatttagtgtag